The genomic DNA AAGGGTGGGCGAGTGATCGACCTATCGCGCGCGGGCGCCGAGGCGATCGACATGATCGGTTCCGGCGTGGCGCGGGTGCGCTTGGAGGTCTTGAGCCTGCCCGCCGGCGTCGTCAGGGTCGGCACGCTGAGCAGCCTGCGGGGCTTCGAGGTCGCATCGCGCGACCATGTCGCCGGCACGCTGCTCGCGCTCACGCCGGTCCAAGGCGGCGAGCCCGTGGTCGTCAGGGTGGTGGCAGCCGAGTTCCCCACGGACACCCCGGCCGATCTCCTGGTGGGCCTTGAGCTGTACGCGAGCGTCGGTTCCGAGGCGCGCGTGGTGGGCGACTGAGCCCAAGCGACCCGGGTGCCTGAGGGACGCGTGGCCTCGTCCGGCGCGATCGGACGAGGCCACGCGTCCCTAGGCGCTCAGAGCGTTACGCGCCTACACCGCCGCACGCACGCAGCCGGCCGCGAGGTCGGCGGCGAGACGTCCCAGGTCCTCCCCGCGCCCCAGGGCGCTGACGATGGCCGAACCCACCACGACCCCATCCGCGAAGCGCGCTACGCGGGTGGCGCTCGCCCGGTTGGCGACGCCGAACCCGACGGCCACGGGGAGGTCCGTGACCGCCTTGGTGGCGGCCACCAGGTCGGCGACCTCGGCCGGCACGTCCGCGCGCGCGCCCGTGACGCCGGTGACGGACACGGCGTAGACGAAGCCGCGGCAGGCGGCCGTCACGAGCCGCAGGCGTTCGGGAGTCGAGGTCGGGGCCACCAGGAAGACCGTGTCGAGGTCGACCGCCCTGGCCACGGCTATCAGGTCCTGCCCCTCGTCCGGTGGCAGGTCGGGAAGGATGAGTCCGTCGGCGCCTGCGGCCTTGGCCGCGCGGACGAACGCCCCTTCGCCACCCGGGTAGCAGTAGATCGGGTTGTAGTAGCTCATGATCAGGATGGGCTTGCTCGTCCGCGCCCGCAGCTGCCCGACCAGGTCGAGCGTGCGCCTGCTGCTCGCGCCGGCGGCGAGCGCGGCCTCGCTGGCTCGTTGGATCACCGGGCCGTCACCGAGCGGGTCCGAGAACGGCAGTCCGAGCTCGAGGACGTCCGCGTAGCGCAGCACGGCCTCGGCCGCCGCCAGGCAACTCTCGTCGTCCGGGTACGAGGCGGTGAGGTAAGCGACGAAAGCGGCGCGCCCATCGGCGCGCGCTCGTGCGAAGGCGTCGGCTATTCGGCTCATGCCCCCACCTCCTGCCCACCGGCGACCCCGGGGGCTGCCCGCTCGCCCGCGGGAGCGGGTCCGGTCGGCTCCGCGGGCGCGCCGGAGCGAAGCCTGAGGACCTCGGCGACGTCCTTGTCGCCCCGTCCGGAAAGGCTAACGACCAGGACCTGCTCCTTGCCCATCGTCGGCGCCAGCCGGACGGCGTGGGCCACGGCGTGCGCGCTCTCGAGCGCGGGGACGATCCCTTCCGTGCGCGAGAGGAGCTCGAACGCGTCGAGCGCCTCGGCGTCCGTGACGGGCACGTACTCGGCGATGCCCTGCTCGGCGTAGTAGCTGTGCTCCGGCCCGACGCCCGGGTAGTCGAGGCCGGCCGACACGGAGTGGGGCGGGGAGATCTGCCCGTCGGCGTCGGACAGCAAGTACATGAGGGAGCCGTGGAGGACGCCGGTCTTGCCGCCCGAGATCGACGCGGCGTGCATGCCGCTGGTGACGCCGTGGCCGCCCGCCTCCACGCCCACGAGCCGGGGCCGGCGCTCGCGGAGGTAGGCGAACGGCGCGAAGATCCCGATGGCGTTGCTGCCGCCGCCGACGCACGCCACGATCGCGTCGGGCACGGCGCGCCCCTCGGCGGCCTCGAGCTGCGCGGCCACCTCCCGGCCGATCACGCTCTGGAAGTCCCTCACGAGCATCGGGTAGGGGTGCGGGCCCACGACGGAGCCGAGGATGTAGAACGTGTCCCTCACGTTGGTCACCCAGTCCCTGATGGCCTCGTTCGTCGCGTCCTTGAGGGTCTTGGTGCCGCTCGTCACCGGCACGACCTCGGCGCCGAGGAGCCGCATGCGGTAGACGTTCAGCGCCTGGCGGCGCACGTCCTCCTCGCCCATGTAGACGTGGCACTCCAGACCGTACAGGGCGGCCGCGGTGGCGGTGGCCACGCCGTGCTGGCCCGCGCCCGTCTCGGCGATGACCCGGCGCTTGCCCATGCGGCGCGCGAGGAGCGCCTGTCCGAGCGTGTTGTTGATCTTGTGCGCCCCCGTGTGGTTGAGGTCCTCGCGCTTGAGGTAGATGCGCGCACCGCCCAGGCGCTCGGTGAGGTTGCGTGCGAGGTAGAGCAGGCTCGGCCTGCCGACCTTGTCACGCAGGGCGGCGGCGTACTCGCCCATGAACTCCCCGTCCTGGCGCGCGGCCAGGTAGGCGGACTCCAGGGTGTCGAGCGCGGGGATCAGGGTCTCGGGCACGTAGCGGCCGCCGAAGCGTCCGAAGCGCCCGCGCGCGTCGGGTAACGGGAACCGCGTCGCGGACCCTGCGTCCCTCGGTGAGTCGCTGTTGATGGTCGTCTCCATACTGATTGACCTCCGGCACGAACGGGTGCCGTTGTTCGATGTGAGCTCTGCCTTGGACCTGGTCGTCAAGGGCTCGCGACTACCGCGAGCTTGGGCGCCGGTGCGGGGGGTCTCCTCGACCGGTGGCGAGCCGGTTGCCCGGCGCGGGGCGCTAAGCGCGCCAGCGCTGGTGGCGACGCTTGAAGGCGCGGGGGGTGCGCACACGCAGCCGGGGTCGCATGGGGCAGTGTACGTGCGGGGGTGCTCGGGGGCAAGGGCCGAACCCGCCGTCCCAGCAGGTCGCAGGCAAGAGATGGCCCATTGACGCTCGAGGACGTCATGGTCGAGACTTTGGTTCCCAAGGGAGAGGGAGCGTGCCCGAGGAGGCGGAAGTGAAGACCGAGCGTGAGCTGGACGGAACTGCGGATCGCCGGCCGGTCGTGTGGCCAACTGGAGGCTCGACGTGACGGAGCTGCTGCTGATCGGGGACTCGCCCGTGCTGCTGCTGCCGGACATGGGTGAGCCGCTTGGCGACCCGGGCGACGCCACTGCACTGATCGGCGAGGCGTTCGGATGCGGGGCCACCTGGGTGGCTTTGCCCTCCGTGCGGTTACGTGAGGACTTCCTCGAGCTGCGCACCCGGACGGCAGGGGAGTTCTTGCAGAAGTTCGTGACCTACGGAGTGAACATCGCCGTCATCGGCGACATAGCCGATCGGGTCACTGCCAGCGCGTCGCTCCGGGCCTTCGTCGAGGAGTCGAACCGGGGCGGCTCGGTGTGGTTCTTGCCCGATATGGCCGCTCTACGCAGTCGCCTGACCTGAGGGGTCCTCCGGGCTCAGGGTAGCGACCGGGACCCAGCGAACGCGGTCGACCCTTCGGGCTTGCGGCTACTGAGCGTGGAGCCAGGTGAGTTCCTCGGGCGAGAGCCGAGCCCCGCCACAGCCGTGCCGTTCTGGGTCGAACGCGGCGCGCAGTTCGCCGACGTCCAGCTCCGCAGGCCGGGCCATGACCCCGATGGTGCTCGCCAGGAGCCCCAGCACCCGCTCCGGTCGGACGCCGGCGTGCCTGAGCTCGTGAAGGGTGAGGGACCCGCGGCGCTTGGCCAGCCGCTCGCCGCCCGCGTCCACCAGGAGCCCGACGTGCGCGAAGGCGGGGGGCGGCGCTCCCAGCGCGGCGTAGAGCGCGAGCTGGGCTCCCGTGCTGGTGAGCAGGTCCGCGCCGCGCACGACCTCGGTGATGCCCATCGCGCCGTCGTCGACGACCACGGCCAGCTGGTAGGCCCAGAGCCCGTCGGAGCGGCGCACGACGAAGTGGCCGACGTCGCGCGGCAGGTCGAGGCGCACCCGGCCGGCGCACGCGTCGGTGAACTCGACCGCCGCCGCGGCCACCGCGAAGCGCCAGCTCGGTGAGGCGCCGGCCGTGGCCTTCTCACGCGCCAGCCCGGCGCTCAACGCCCTTTCCGCCTCGCCGTAGACGCGCTCGGCGCCGGCCGGCCGGCCGGCGCCGAACGGCTCGCCGGGCCGGTCGCCGCTCGGCGCGCCGTGCGGGGCGGAGGAGGCTTCGGCGATGTCCTTGCGCGACAAGTAGCAGGGGAAGACGGTGCCGGCAGCTTGCAGACGCTCGAAGGCGGCGGCGTACGCCGCCGAGCGCAGGCTCTGGAGGTAGGGGGCGTGCGCGCCGCCCACGTCGGGCCCCTCGTCCCAGTCGAGGCCCAGCCAGCGCAGCTCCTCGAGGTTGCCGAGCACCGCCTCCGGGCGCGTGCGCGGCCCGTCGAGGTCCTCGACGCGCATGACGAGCTCGCCGCCGAACGAGCGCGCCCGCAGCCACGCCAGGAGCGCGGTGCGGGCGTTGCCCAGATGGAGGTAGCCGGTGGGGGAGGGTGCGAACCGGCCGCGGTAACGGTCGGCCGCGGCCCGCGCGGTGCCGGGCCCGGCGGTGGTCCCTTCGCTCAGGCCTTGCCAGCCTTGCGCATGGCGCTCAGCATGGCGCTGCCCATGTCGGACGGCGTCGTCGCCACCACCACGCCTGCGGCCTCCAGCGCCGCGATCTTCTCGCCGGCCGTTCCCTTGCCGCCGGAGATGATCGCACCGGCGTGGCCCATGCGCTTGCCGGGAGGGGCGGTAGTGCCGGCGATGAACGAGGCGACCGGCTTGCGCATGTTCGCGCTGATCCAGGCGGCGGCGTCCTCTTCCGCGCTCCCGCCGATCTCGCCGATCATGATGACGCCCTCGGTCTCCGGGTCGGCGTTGAACAGCTCGAGCACGTCGATGAAGTTGGTGCCGTTCACGGGGTCGCCGCCGATGCCGACGGCCGTCGTCTGACCGAGACCGTTGTCGGTGAGCTGCTTGACGGCCTCGTAGGTGAGCGTGCCGGAGCGGCTCACGACGCCGATCTTCCCGCGCTGGTGGATGTAGCCGGGCATGATGCCGATCTTGCACTGGTGGGGCGTGATGACCCCTGGGCAGTTCGGGCCGACGAGTCGCACGCCGCGCCCACGCACGTACTCCTTGACCCTCACCATGTCGGCGATGGGGATGCCCTCGGTGATGGTCACGATGAGGGCGATGCCCGCCTCGGCCGCTTCCATGATGGCGTCGGCCGCGAACGGCGGCGGCACGAAGATGACGGTGGCGTTGGCGCCCGTCGCGAGGACGGCGTCCCTGACCGTGTCGAAGCTCGGGACGTTCACCTCGTACTCGTCGGGCCTGCCGGGCACGCCCGAGTGGTCGGTGTCGCCGGCGAAGCGCACGGACTGGCCGCCCTTGCCGGGCCGCACGGCGCCGACGACGTTGGTGCCGTACGCGATGGCCTTGTCCGTGTGGAACGTGCCGGCCTCGCCGAGGCCCTGCACGAGGAGGCGGGTGTGGGTACCTACGAGGACGCTCACTTCGCCCCTCCGGCGAGTTCCACGATCTTGCGGGCGCCGTCCTTCATGTCGGACGCGCTGACCACGTTGAGGCCGGACTCGTCGATGATCTTCTTGCCGAGCGCCACGTTCGTGCCTTCCAGCCTCACCACGAGCGGCACCTGCAGGCCGACCTGATGGACGGCCTCCACCACGCCGTTGGCGATGGTGTCGCACTTCATGATGCCACCGAAGATGTTGACGAAGATCCCCTTGACGTTGGGGTCGCGCGTGATGATCTTGAAGGCGGCCGTCACGTTCTCGGTGGTGGCACCGCCGCCGACGTCGAGGAAGTTGGCGGGCTCGCCACCGACCTGCTTGATGGTGTCCATCGTCGCCATGGCCAGGCCGGCGCCGTTGACGAGGCAGCCGATGCTCCCATCCAGCTTGATGAACGACAGGCCGAACTTGCTCGCCTCGACCTCCGCCGCGTCCTCCTCGCTGAGGTCGCGCATCTCCACGACGTCCTTGTGGCGGAAGAGCGCGTTGTTGTCGATGCTGAGCTTGCCGTCGAGCGCCATGACCCGACCGCTCTTCGTCACCACGAGCGGGTTGATCTCGACGAGGTCCGTATCGAGCTCCGTCGCGAGCGCGGAGAGGGACTTGAGGAAGCGCACGCCGTTGCGGTTGGCGTCGCCGGAGAGCCCCAGGGCGAACGCCAGGCGGCGGGCCTGGAAGTCCTGCAGGCCGACGCTCGGGTCGACGTCCTCCTTGAGGATCTTCTCGGGTGTGTGGGCGGCGACCTCCTCGATGTCCATGCCGCCCTCGGTAGAGGCCATCACGAGGTTGTGGCTCGTGGAACGATCGAGCACGACGGACAAGTAGAGCTCGCGCGCGATGTCGATGCCCTGCTCGATGTAGAGGCGGTTGACGCGCTTGCCCGCCGGACCGGTCTGCACGGTGACGAGGGTGGAGCCGAGCATGGCCTTGGCGAGCTCGCGCACGCGCTCCTCCGTGGCCTTGACGCCGCCCTCGATGCCGTTAGTGACGACGGTGACGCCCCCCAGGTCCGGATGCTCGACGAAGCGGCCCTTGCCGCGCCCGCCGGCGTGGATCT from Trueperaceae bacterium includes the following:
- the trpA gene encoding tryptophan synthase subunit alpha, yielding MSRIADAFARARADGRAAFVAYLTASYPDDESCLAAAEAVLRYADVLELGLPFSDPLGDGPVIQRASEAALAAGASSRRTLDLVGQLRARTSKPILIMSYYNPIYCYPGGEGAFVRAAKAAGADGLILPDLPPDEGQDLIAVARAVDLDTVFLVAPTSTPERLRLVTAACRGFVYAVSVTGVTGARADVPAEVADLVAATKAVTDLPVAVGFGVANRASATRVARFADGVVVGSAIVSALGRGEDLGRLAADLAAGCVRAAV
- the trpB gene encoding tryptophan synthase subunit beta, with amino-acid sequence METTINSDSPRDAGSATRFPLPDARGRFGRFGGRYVPETLIPALDTLESAYLAARQDGEFMGEYAAALRDKVGRPSLLYLARNLTERLGGARIYLKREDLNHTGAHKINNTLGQALLARRMGKRRVIAETGAGQHGVATATAAALYGLECHVYMGEEDVRRQALNVYRMRLLGAEVVPVTSGTKTLKDATNEAIRDWVTNVRDTFYILGSVVGPHPYPMLVRDFQSVIGREVAAQLEAAEGRAVPDAIVACVGGGSNAIGIFAPFAYLRERRPRLVGVEAGGHGVTSGMHAASISGGKTGVLHGSLMYLLSDADGQISPPHSVSAGLDYPGVGPEHSYYAEQGIAEYVPVTDAEALDAFELLSRTEGIVPALESAHAVAHAVRLAPTMGKEQVLVVSLSGRGDKDVAEVLRLRSGAPAEPTGPAPAGERAAPGVAGGQEVGA
- a CDS encoding DUF4180 domain-containing protein; the encoded protein is MTELLLIGDSPVLLLPDMGEPLGDPGDATALIGEAFGCGATWVALPSVRLREDFLELRTRTAGEFLQKFVTYGVNIAVIGDIADRVTASASLRAFVEESNRGGSVWFLPDMAALRSRLT
- the gluQRS gene encoding tRNA glutamyl-Q(34) synthetase GluQRS; protein product: MSEGTTAGPGTARAAADRYRGRFAPSPTGYLHLGNARTALLAWLRARSFGGELVMRVEDLDGPRTRPEAVLGNLEELRWLGLDWDEGPDVGGAHAPYLQSLRSAAYAAAFERLQAAGTVFPCYLSRKDIAEASSAPHGAPSGDRPGEPFGAGRPAGAERVYGEAERALSAGLAREKATAGASPSWRFAVAAAAVEFTDACAGRVRLDLPRDVGHFVVRRSDGLWAYQLAVVVDDGAMGITEVVRGADLLTSTGAQLALYAALGAPPPAFAHVGLLVDAGGERLAKRRGSLTLHELRHAGVRPERVLGLLASTIGVMARPAELDVGELRAAFDPERHGCGGARLSPEELTWLHAQ
- the sucD gene encoding succinate--CoA ligase subunit alpha, whose amino-acid sequence is MSVLVGTHTRLLVQGLGEAGTFHTDKAIAYGTNVVGAVRPGKGGQSVRFAGDTDHSGVPGRPDEYEVNVPSFDTVRDAVLATGANATVIFVPPPFAADAIMEAAEAGIALIVTITEGIPIADMVRVKEYVRGRGVRLVGPNCPGVITPHQCKIGIMPGYIHQRGKIGVVSRSGTLTYEAVKQLTDNGLGQTTAVGIGGDPVNGTNFIDVLELFNADPETEGVIMIGEIGGSAEEDAAAWISANMRKPVASFIAGTTAPPGKRMGHAGAIISGGKGTAGEKIAALEAAGVVVATTPSDMGSAMLSAMRKAGKA
- the sucC gene encoding ADP-forming succinate--CoA ligase subunit beta — protein: MKIHEYQAKELMASRGIAVPIGRVAHTVDEAVAAVRPIVEASGNPVVVVKSQIHAGGRGKGRFVEHPDLGGVTVVTNGIEGGVKATEERVRELAKAMLGSTLVTVQTGPAGKRVNRLYIEQGIDIARELYLSVVLDRSTSHNLVMASTEGGMDIEEVAAHTPEKILKEDVDPSVGLQDFQARRLAFALGLSGDANRNGVRFLKSLSALATELDTDLVEINPLVVTKSGRVMALDGKLSIDNNALFRHKDVVEMRDLSEEDAAEVEASKFGLSFIKLDGSIGCLVNGAGLAMATMDTIKQVGGEPANFLDVGGGATTENVTAAFKIITRDPNVKGIFVNIFGGIMKCDTIANGVVEAVHQVGLQVPLVVRLEGTNVALGKKIIDESGLNVVSASDMKDGARKIVELAGGAK